One Myxococcus xanthus genomic window carries:
- a CDS encoding non-ribosomal peptide synthetase, with protein MSIEAYRLSPQQLRLWRLHGKHQTLRVQALMRLEGSPQPGALEHAVARLVARHEPLRTRFPSLPGLDAPVQEVTASGEVEWDRVDFRAFPATTREERALAHFQQVSQRPFELGTGPVLRVSLMTLDTGQHLLGLVAPALCADAATLRRFCSELQRDLAGQAQEQDQDGEPASHLSFSEWQNELREELTERDHPAATFWEKHGTTAGAAVTLPFERPANAAQVFDPASLELTLRGERLSRLDAAARELGCSLDALLIATWSAELWKLTGQTDLVLGLQCDGREHEELSEVVGPLSRWVPLRVRLDADQPLGELALQLQQEQREALEWQRYYVWPAADGERVPGRDFPAIGFRWEDLPETPHEGAGVLRLESARAYADQSKLCLCCMRTRSALTLELQYDRSLFPLAAAEQVLGQLEALLEQIAGSPRARLDGLDAVSPRERARLLVDFNATDREHPARCVHTWMEEQASRHPDRVALVYEECTLTYAQLDARANRVAHALRRRGVGPEMRVGLYLNRSLEIMVGILAVLKSGAAYVPLDPGQPRQRLAGLLDDIQAKVLLTQRRLRETVPEAEDREVLCLDEESTFAGEPTSAPHCGALPEHPAYVLFTSGSTGRPKGVVVEHRQLHNYVASVMERLDLPEGAAYATVSTFSADLGNTVIFPALCLGGTLHVISAERVSDPAAFVEYLQRNPIDVLKIVPSHLRALASAGTAGALLPRQRLILGGEATPLAWAEELQAQAPGCRIYNHYGPTETTVGVMTFRLEPSRPFAANNTLPLERPIDNTQVYVLDARLRPVAVGMTGELYVGGAALARGYLNRPDLTAQSFLPNPFSTTPGARMYRTGDLARHLPDGTLEHLGRADNQVKYHGYRIELNELRHALNQHPQVRDSVMMLKRDTNGNEVLVAYYVSRQEQEHAQLRAFLAERLIEEVLPNVYVHLKKLPLTLNGKVNHEALPSLDEARRRQRSQLVAPRTPVEATLADIWCQVLNLKEVSVTDNFFSVGGDSILGILVVSKADQAGLKLTPRQLFKHQTIAELASVAAQAPASPDAEGPVTGPLPLTQIQRWFLEQEVPDLDGWGIVVPLEARQPLDPSRLQQALTALLNHHDVLRLRVTRNGSGWEALVAPPGAPMPFTRIDLASVPDALLKERFQALGHELQAKLRLDGGPVVTTALLELGPHRPSRLMIAAHRLVVDGVSWRVLFEQLQLAYEQLGGGGECKLPPRTTSVRAWLERLQGYAESPRLREELAHWTAQGKEQPRPLPVERPGPLVPTSLERELTHALSSEESRLLLNELPEAYRCEIGELLIATLAWTLHEWTGHPEVLLDIEGHGREDVFEDVDLSRTVGWLTSLYPVRLTPERVGPSATVRTVKEQLRSVPNRGLGYGVLRYLSPDAELRARLARAPQAEVLFRYVGQYHLAGPWFTVLDHPEQRAPTRQHKLAVIARVADGQLHVTWYFSSDMHETATVDRLSARYLDTLRTLLAERGVPERQVLAPSDFPLAGLDQSKLDKLLGKLKK; from the coding sequence TTGAGCATCGAAGCGTATCGGCTCTCTCCTCAGCAGCTCCGTCTGTGGCGGTTGCACGGCAAGCACCAGACGCTCCGGGTCCAGGCATTGATGCGGCTCGAGGGCTCCCCTCAACCCGGTGCCCTCGAGCACGCGGTGGCGCGGCTTGTCGCGCGACATGAGCCGCTCCGAACCCGCTTCCCGAGCCTGCCGGGACTGGACGCCCCCGTGCAGGAGGTGACGGCGAGCGGAGAGGTGGAGTGGGACCGGGTGGATTTCCGCGCGTTCCCCGCCACCACGCGCGAGGAACGCGCCCTCGCCCACTTCCAACAGGTGAGCCAGCGCCCTTTCGAGCTCGGCACCGGCCCCGTCCTCCGCGTGAGCCTGATGACGTTGGACACCGGGCAGCACCTGCTGGGGCTGGTGGCGCCAGCCCTGTGCGCCGACGCCGCCACCCTGCGGCGCTTCTGCTCGGAGCTGCAACGAGACCTTGCAGGGCAAGCCCAGGAACAGGATCAGGACGGAGAGCCTGCCTCTCACCTCTCTTTCTCTGAATGGCAGAACGAGCTGCGCGAGGAGCTGACGGAGCGAGACCACCCCGCGGCCACCTTTTGGGAGAAGCACGGGACCACCGCGGGCGCGGCGGTGACACTGCCCTTTGAAAGGCCCGCGAACGCGGCGCAGGTGTTCGACCCGGCGTCGCTCGAGTTGACGCTGAGAGGCGAGCGGCTGTCGCGGCTCGACGCGGCGGCGCGCGAGCTGGGGTGCTCCCTCGATGCACTGCTGATCGCCACCTGGAGCGCGGAGCTCTGGAAGCTGACCGGCCAGACGGACCTCGTGCTGGGCCTTCAGTGCGACGGACGCGAGCACGAGGAACTGTCGGAAGTGGTCGGCCCCCTCTCCCGCTGGGTACCGCTCCGCGTCCGCCTCGACGCGGACCAGCCGCTGGGGGAGCTGGCCCTCCAGCTCCAGCAGGAGCAGCGCGAGGCGCTGGAGTGGCAACGGTACTACGTCTGGCCTGCCGCGGATGGCGAGCGCGTCCCCGGCCGGGACTTCCCCGCCATCGGCTTCCGCTGGGAGGACTTGCCGGAGACGCCGCACGAGGGCGCGGGTGTGCTCCGACTCGAATCGGCGCGCGCCTACGCTGATCAATCCAAGCTGTGCCTCTGCTGCATGCGGACGCGGTCCGCGCTCACGCTCGAACTTCAGTACGATCGAAGCCTCTTCCCACTCGCTGCTGCTGAACAAGTGCTTGGGCAGCTCGAGGCGCTCCTGGAGCAGATCGCCGGCTCACCGCGGGCGCGGTTGGATGGCTTGGATGCGGTGAGCCCACGCGAGCGGGCACGGTTGCTGGTGGACTTCAACGCCACGGACCGGGAGCACCCGGCGCGCTGCGTCCACACTTGGATGGAAGAACAGGCCTCACGCCATCCGGACCGGGTGGCACTCGTCTACGAGGAGTGCACGCTCACCTACGCGCAGCTCGACGCGAGGGCCAACCGGGTGGCGCACGCACTCCGCCGCCGGGGCGTGGGTCCGGAGATGCGTGTGGGGCTGTACCTCAACCGCTCGCTCGAAATCATGGTGGGAATCCTGGCCGTCCTGAAGTCTGGCGCGGCCTACGTCCCGCTCGATCCGGGCCAACCCAGGCAACGGCTCGCCGGGTTGCTCGACGACATCCAGGCGAAGGTCCTCCTCACCCAGAGACGGTTGCGCGAAACCGTCCCCGAGGCCGAGGACCGCGAGGTGCTGTGCCTCGACGAAGAGTCCACGTTCGCCGGAGAACCCACCAGTGCCCCGCACTGCGGAGCCCTTCCGGAGCACCCCGCGTACGTCCTCTTCACCTCCGGCTCCACCGGCCGGCCCAAGGGCGTCGTCGTCGAGCACCGGCAACTCCACAACTATGTTGCGAGCGTGATGGAGCGGCTGGACCTGCCCGAAGGCGCTGCCTACGCCACCGTCTCCACCTTCTCGGCGGACCTCGGCAATACCGTCATCTTCCCCGCGCTCTGTCTCGGCGGAACCCTGCACGTCATCTCCGCCGAGCGCGTGTCGGATCCGGCGGCCTTCGTGGAGTACCTCCAGCGCAACCCGATTGACGTGCTCAAGATTGTGCCCAGCCACCTGCGCGCGCTCGCGAGCGCTGGCACGGCCGGGGCGCTTCTCCCGCGGCAGCGGCTCATCCTTGGCGGCGAGGCGACGCCCCTCGCGTGGGCCGAAGAACTGCAAGCCCAGGCGCCCGGGTGCCGTATCTACAACCACTACGGGCCCACGGAGACGACGGTGGGCGTGATGACGTTCCGGCTGGAGCCGTCGCGGCCCTTCGCCGCGAACAACACCCTCCCGCTCGAGCGCCCCATCGACAACACCCAGGTCTACGTGCTCGACGCAAGGCTGCGGCCAGTGGCGGTGGGCATGACCGGCGAACTCTACGTCGGTGGTGCCGCGCTCGCCCGAGGGTACCTGAACCGTCCAGACCTGACCGCGCAGTCCTTCCTCCCCAATCCCTTCAGCACCACGCCTGGCGCGAGGATGTACCGAACAGGGGATCTCGCCCGCCACCTGCCCGACGGCACCCTGGAGCACCTCGGCCGGGCGGACAACCAGGTGAAGTACCACGGCTACCGCATCGAGCTGAACGAGCTGCGCCACGCGCTCAATCAGCACCCTCAGGTGCGCGACAGCGTGATGATGCTGAAACGGGACACGAACGGTAACGAGGTGCTCGTCGCCTACTACGTCTCGCGCCAGGAGCAGGAGCACGCTCAACTCCGAGCCTTCCTCGCGGAGCGGCTCATCGAGGAGGTGCTCCCGAACGTCTACGTCCATCTGAAGAAGCTGCCGCTCACCCTGAATGGGAAGGTCAACCACGAGGCCCTCCCTTCCCTGGACGAGGCGCGGCGGAGGCAACGCAGCCAACTCGTCGCCCCCCGGACGCCCGTGGAAGCCACCCTGGCGGACATCTGGTGCCAGGTCCTGAACCTGAAGGAGGTGTCGGTCACCGACAACTTCTTCAGCGTCGGCGGGGACTCGATCCTGGGGATCCTCGTCGTTTCGAAAGCCGACCAGGCGGGGCTCAAGCTGACCCCGCGGCAGCTCTTCAAGCACCAGACAATCGCCGAGCTGGCCAGCGTCGCGGCCCAGGCACCTGCCTCTCCCGACGCCGAGGGGCCGGTGACCGGCCCCCTGCCGCTGACCCAGATCCAGCGCTGGTTCCTGGAGCAGGAAGTGCCGGACCTGGATGGCTGGGGCATTGTCGTACCACTCGAAGCGCGGCAACCCCTGGACCCGTCCAGGCTCCAGCAGGCATTGACCGCGCTGCTGAATCACCACGACGTGCTCAGGCTCCGGGTGACGCGCAATGGCTCCGGCTGGGAAGCCCTCGTGGCCCCGCCTGGCGCACCGATGCCGTTCACTCGGATTGACCTCGCATCGGTCCCTGACGCCTTGCTCAAGGAGCGATTCCAAGCGCTCGGGCATGAACTCCAGGCGAAGCTCCGGTTGGACGGGGGCCCCGTGGTGACGACCGCCCTGCTCGAACTGGGCCCCCACCGCCCAAGCCGGCTGATGATCGCCGCGCACCGGCTCGTGGTGGACGGCGTTTCCTGGCGCGTCCTCTTCGAACAGCTCCAGCTCGCCTATGAGCAGCTCGGAGGAGGCGGCGAATGCAAGCTGCCGCCCAGGACCACCTCGGTCCGCGCATGGCTCGAGCGCCTCCAGGGCTACGCGGAATCGCCCCGGCTGCGGGAGGAACTCGCGCACTGGACCGCTCAGGGAAAAGAGCAACCCCGGCCGCTTCCAGTGGAGCGCCCGGGGCCCCTGGTTCCCACGAGCCTGGAGCGAGAACTCACACACGCCCTGTCGTCTGAAGAGAGTCGGCTCCTGCTCAACGAGCTGCCCGAGGCGTACCGGTGTGAAATTGGTGAGCTGCTGATCGCCACCCTGGCCTGGACCCTGCACGAGTGGACGGGTCATCCGGAAGTGCTGCTCGACATCGAAGGGCACGGGCGCGAGGACGTCTTCGAGGACGTCGATCTCTCCCGGACGGTGGGCTGGCTCACCTCGCTGTACCCGGTACGGCTCACGCCGGAACGGGTGGGGCCCAGCGCCACCGTGCGGACGGTGAAGGAGCAGCTCCGGTCCGTGCCGAACCGGGGCCTGGGCTACGGGGTGCTGCGCTACCTCTCACCCGACGCGGAGCTTCGCGCCCGGTTGGCGCGAGCGCCCCAGGCCGAGGTGCTCTTCCGGTACGTGGGGCAGTACCACCTCGCGGGTCCGTGGTTCACCGTGCTGGACCACCCGGAGCAACGGGCGCCCACGCGCCAGCACAAGCTGGCGGTGATTGCCCGCGTGGCGGACGGTCAGCTCCATGTCACCTGGTACTTCAGCAGCGACATGCATGAGACCGCCACCGTGGATCGGCTCTCTGCTCGGTACCTGGACACGCTCCGGACGTTGCTCGCGGAGCGAGGGGTTCCCGAGCGGCAGGTCCTCGCGCCTTCAGACTTCCCACTGGCCGGGTTGGACCAGTCGAAGTTGGACAAGCTCCTGGGCAAGCTCAAGAAGTAG
- a CDS encoding M28 family metallopeptidase encodes MAPPSPSSWYRALRPWLLGLGLTLVVVAIQAEASRTPSPRTADAPSTEFSEERAQRVMRHLADGIGRRIPGTPAHREAATYLASVLRELPRLEVEIQEAEGHYLDDDTLVAYTVRNVVARLPGRRPDAVLLSAHYDTSPEGAGAADDALGIAAMVEVARALANGPELENTVLFNLNGAEEYGLLGAAGFMQHRWASQVRTFLNLEATGLGGRAILFQAGPDASWLLEAYARAVPQPFGDVLGQDLFQYRLVPAGTDGHVYRSAGISGLDLALFRDGYAVHSPLDRPERVEPGSLQHMGESALAVTRELATRPFPDGKGSGPSIYYDVLGRWMLQYGAHAAWAWAAAAALLVAGATVLATRRKLVRLSVAAEGLGFCTLSLAVALVVPVAFGFLPHYAFERPHGWYASPWLAVATFGTLAVTGALLPRALWAQRLAARGVAPQERVFTAWLGGLWLWVLTLGALQLLGLGTAYLALWWTVGGALGLIAATFLASPRARMMALYASWVPGLLLTVQMGRSLLELFVPVAGHLRLGVPLDPLVALLAALPVAMASVLGLAPVQEQSRFGPSAAAFATASVAFLAALLLRFPYTHERPKRLWLEHRLQEGRSELQYSSWDFPDPRAALSGQPGPLQTAARMPGFRGGYTAPVPPANLPAPQVDVLESQDDETTALRTVRLRLQLGAAYLGRVRIPRAALVGWSLPAPLPPLAPEDSVYVLDVLAPPGGHYEVSLRLRGQEEVPVDVQAFFAEWTPPLEEARSRLPAWTTANLRVSTYATIRL; translated from the coding sequence GTGGCCCCTCCATCCCCCTCCTCGTGGTACCGCGCGCTTCGGCCCTGGCTGCTCGGATTGGGGCTCACCCTGGTGGTCGTCGCGATCCAGGCCGAAGCGAGCCGGACACCCAGTCCCCGCACCGCGGACGCGCCTTCCACCGAGTTCTCCGAAGAGCGTGCCCAGCGCGTCATGCGGCACCTGGCAGATGGCATCGGTCGGCGCATCCCCGGCACCCCCGCCCACCGGGAGGCCGCCACCTACCTGGCCAGCGTGCTGCGCGAGCTTCCGCGCCTCGAGGTCGAGATTCAGGAGGCGGAGGGGCACTATCTCGATGACGACACCCTCGTCGCCTACACCGTCCGGAACGTGGTGGCCCGCTTGCCGGGACGCAGGCCGGACGCGGTGCTCCTCTCGGCCCATTACGACACCTCTCCTGAGGGCGCCGGAGCGGCGGACGACGCGCTCGGAATCGCCGCGATGGTTGAGGTCGCGCGCGCACTCGCGAACGGACCGGAGCTCGAGAACACGGTCCTCTTCAACCTCAATGGGGCCGAGGAGTATGGCCTGCTCGGCGCGGCCGGTTTCATGCAGCACCGGTGGGCGAGCCAGGTCCGCACCTTCCTGAACCTCGAAGCCACTGGGCTGGGCGGCCGGGCCATCCTCTTCCAGGCCGGGCCGGACGCATCCTGGCTCCTGGAGGCCTATGCCCGGGCCGTGCCCCAACCGTTCGGCGACGTGCTGGGCCAGGACCTCTTCCAGTATCGACTGGTTCCGGCGGGCACCGACGGCCACGTGTACCGCAGCGCGGGCATCTCCGGATTGGATCTCGCCCTCTTCCGGGACGGCTATGCGGTGCACTCCCCGTTGGATCGACCCGAGCGGGTAGAACCCGGAAGCCTTCAGCACATGGGCGAGAGCGCGCTGGCAGTGACACGCGAGCTCGCCACACGGCCATTCCCGGACGGGAAAGGCTCGGGCCCGTCCATCTACTACGACGTGCTGGGGCGCTGGATGCTCCAGTACGGCGCCCACGCGGCGTGGGCATGGGCCGCGGCCGCCGCGCTGCTGGTGGCCGGCGCCACCGTCCTCGCCACACGGCGGAAACTCGTCCGCCTGTCCGTGGCCGCCGAGGGGCTCGGCTTCTGTACGCTTTCGCTCGCGGTGGCGCTGGTGGTGCCGGTTGCCTTCGGCTTCCTGCCCCACTACGCATTCGAACGCCCACATGGCTGGTACGCCTCGCCGTGGCTGGCCGTCGCGACCTTCGGCACGCTCGCTGTGACGGGGGCGCTGCTCCCCCGCGCGCTGTGGGCGCAAAGGCTGGCTGCCCGGGGCGTGGCTCCCCAGGAGCGAGTGTTCACGGCCTGGCTCGGAGGGCTCTGGCTGTGGGTGCTGACACTTGGCGCGTTGCAGCTCCTGGGGCTTGGCACCGCCTACCTGGCGCTGTGGTGGACCGTGGGCGGCGCGCTCGGGCTCATCGCCGCCACCTTCCTCGCCTCGCCTCGCGCTCGGATGATGGCCCTGTATGCGAGCTGGGTGCCGGGCTTGCTGCTGACCGTGCAGATGGGGCGCTCCCTGCTGGAGCTCTTCGTCCCGGTGGCGGGCCACCTTCGGCTGGGGGTACCACTCGATCCACTCGTGGCCCTGCTGGCGGCGCTGCCGGTGGCCATGGCGTCCGTGCTCGGCCTTGCCCCCGTCCAGGAGCAGTCTCGCTTCGGCCCATCGGCCGCGGCCTTCGCCACGGCGAGCGTGGCCTTCCTGGCCGCGCTGCTCCTGCGCTTCCCGTACACACACGAACGGCCCAAGCGGCTCTGGCTGGAGCACCGCCTTCAAGAGGGCCGCAGTGAGCTGCAGTACTCGAGCTGGGACTTTCCCGATCCGCGCGCCGCGCTCTCCGGGCAGCCCGGGCCCCTCCAGACGGCCGCGCGGATGCCGGGCTTTCGCGGTGGTTACACCGCGCCAGTGCCGCCCGCGAACCTGCCTGCACCCCAGGTCGACGTGCTCGAATCACAGGACGACGAAACCACCGCGCTCCGAACCGTGCGGCTGCGCCTCCAATTGGGCGCGGCATACCTCGGCCGGGTGCGGATTCCGCGGGCTGCCCTCGTGGGATGGTCGCTCCCGGCCCCCCTCCCGCCGCTGGCGCCCGAGGACTCGGTCTATGTCCTCGACGTGCTCGCACCGCCAGGAGGGCACTACGAGGTCTCGCTGCGTCTGAGAGGCCAGGAGGAGGTGCCGGTGGACGTACAAGCCTTCTTCGCGGAATGGACGCCGCCGCTCGAAGAGGCGCGTTCGCGGCTCCCCGCGTGGACGACAGCGAACCTGCGCGTCTCCACCTACGCCACCATCCGGCTCTGA
- a CDS encoding RiPP maturation radical SAM C-methyltransferase, whose translation MRICLIALPWSLYRHPSAALGALCAYLKQEEPTLEVVCRSDFLDAAAALGFGCYDRISQASYDVGEMLYAALCFPERKEQVRTFFISRMEESGAPLTGAGSFLDPEIHGERPTWSSAFDVIQARLEAHLDRVAEEVAGRYQLVGLTTCFGQLFANLALSMRIKRRSTGTRIVLGGSTVSERVGPSLLKELDCFDYVIQGEGEQPLLALARGLAAAEDVSGLKGLITRETASVLPRGAPFWEVSDVNNLPIPDYSEYATRAEALNFLWLMTVEGSRGCWWDRAKRTGNPKATCHFCNLNVQWSGYREKGAERLVSEVVALNERYHNNVLFFLDNIIRLKGVDEFAQRLIDTGKDWVIFYEMRANIRPHELLMLWQAGVRFVQFGIESLSESYLKRIGKGTSVITNLQVMKICHELGISNGANLLTDFPGGRPEEVAETCETIQRYALGYEPLSANRFWLGRGATVQVLSQEYGVRNLRNADFYRAGLPEALYERLDLLDLSYDQDGPVADWSHVRALCKQWGAAYSAARASEYRHLLTYLDSGQSMRIFDARTGVLRTSVFKGLARDVYMYCAEIRRWDDLNQEFIEPGRATAQQIAELIEGWNQQGLLYREGERLEGGRFLSLAPAFTPELASRRIRAAHAAELQRRGARADAPKPHPMPPRAGDKAPPPVQVKA comes from the coding sequence TTGAGGATCTGTCTCATCGCGCTTCCCTGGTCTCTGTACCGCCATCCATCGGCTGCCCTGGGCGCGCTGTGCGCCTACCTGAAGCAGGAGGAGCCCACTCTCGAGGTGGTGTGCCGGTCTGACTTTCTCGACGCGGCGGCCGCGCTCGGCTTCGGCTGTTACGACCGGATCTCGCAGGCCTCTTACGACGTCGGCGAAATGTTGTACGCAGCGCTGTGTTTTCCGGAGAGGAAGGAGCAGGTGCGCACCTTCTTCATCTCGCGGATGGAGGAGTCAGGTGCGCCGCTCACGGGAGCGGGCAGCTTCCTCGACCCGGAGATCCACGGCGAGCGCCCTACCTGGTCGAGCGCGTTCGACGTCATCCAGGCCCGCTTGGAGGCGCACCTGGACCGCGTGGCGGAAGAGGTGGCCGGACGCTACCAACTCGTCGGTTTGACGACTTGCTTCGGACAGCTCTTCGCGAACCTGGCGCTCAGCATGCGGATCAAGCGGCGCTCCACCGGAACGAGGATTGTGCTCGGAGGTTCGACGGTCTCCGAGCGCGTCGGTCCCTCACTCTTGAAGGAGCTCGACTGCTTCGACTACGTCATCCAAGGCGAGGGCGAGCAGCCGCTGCTGGCATTGGCGCGCGGACTGGCCGCGGCAGAGGACGTCAGCGGCCTGAAGGGGCTCATCACGCGAGAGACCGCCAGCGTCCTGCCTCGCGGCGCGCCCTTCTGGGAGGTATCCGACGTCAACAACCTGCCCATCCCTGATTACAGCGAGTACGCGACCCGGGCGGAGGCGCTCAACTTCCTCTGGCTGATGACGGTGGAAGGCTCCCGGGGCTGTTGGTGGGATCGGGCGAAGCGGACCGGCAACCCCAAGGCGACGTGTCACTTCTGCAACCTGAACGTGCAATGGAGTGGCTACCGCGAGAAGGGGGCCGAGCGGCTCGTCTCGGAGGTGGTGGCCCTCAACGAGCGCTACCACAACAACGTTCTTTTCTTCCTAGACAACATCATCCGGCTCAAGGGCGTGGATGAGTTCGCGCAACGGCTCATCGATACCGGCAAGGACTGGGTCATCTTCTATGAGATGCGTGCCAACATCCGTCCCCACGAGCTGTTGATGTTGTGGCAGGCCGGTGTCCGGTTCGTCCAGTTCGGCATCGAGAGTCTCTCCGAGTCGTATTTGAAGCGGATCGGCAAGGGGACGTCGGTCATCACCAACCTGCAGGTGATGAAGATTTGCCATGAGCTGGGAATCTCGAACGGCGCGAATCTCCTCACCGACTTCCCTGGCGGGCGGCCAGAGGAAGTGGCGGAGACCTGCGAGACCATCCAGCGGTACGCGCTTGGCTACGAGCCACTCTCGGCCAACCGTTTCTGGCTCGGACGCGGAGCCACCGTCCAGGTGTTGAGCCAGGAGTATGGGGTTCGCAACCTGCGCAATGCCGACTTCTACCGGGCCGGGTTGCCCGAGGCGCTCTACGAGCGGCTGGACCTGCTCGATCTGTCGTACGACCAGGACGGACCCGTGGCTGACTGGAGCCACGTCCGCGCGCTCTGCAAGCAGTGGGGGGCCGCTTACTCCGCCGCCCGCGCCAGCGAGTACCGGCACCTGCTGACGTACCTCGATAGCGGGCAGTCCATGCGCATCTTCGATGCGCGGACCGGCGTGCTCCGGACCAGCGTGTTCAAGGGCCTCGCGCGCGATGTCTACATGTACTGCGCGGAGATACGCCGCTGGGACGATCTCAACCAGGAGTTCATCGAGCCGGGCAGGGCCACCGCGCAGCAGATTGCGGAGCTCATCGAGGGGTGGAACCAGCAGGGCTTGTTGTACCGGGAAGGGGAGCGCTTGGAGGGGGGCCGGTTCCTCTCACTGGCCCCCGCCTTCACGCCTGAGTTGGCGTCGCGGCGCATCCGTGCGGCCCACGCGGCGGAATTGCAGCGGCGCGGCGCCAGGGCTGATGCGCCGAAGCCCCATCCCATGCCTCCTCGGGCGGGTGACAAGGCCCCGCCGCCCGTCCAGGTGAAGGCGTAA